A single genomic interval of Malania oleifera isolate guangnan ecotype guangnan chromosome 13, ASM2987363v1, whole genome shotgun sequence harbors:
- the LOC131145546 gene encoding cytochrome P450 736A117-like isoform X2, translating into MEAHNLHAAIFNLLSLLFPILLFFLLKWLVFTNRTSTKRLPPSPPKLPIMGNLHQLGQHPHRTLRGLAQRHGPLMLLHFGWKPTLIVSSANAASEILKAHDTIFANRPYSSIPMRLFYNYKDVAAAPYGSYWRQMKSICITQLLSSTRVQSFRAIREEEMALMMKKIKEYSHDIFDNRRLEPSCSQKQYNYSSDFVNLSELFTSLTSGVICRVAFGRKYKEGEGGGRFRKLLEDMGVILGAFDVGDFIPWLGWVSYVNGLKWRVEKLFRKIDVFLDKILDDHMASGNKDQLDFVDVLLEIQKSSIDGEHFMGRDNIKAMILDMFAAGTETTSVVLEWAMIELLRHPKMMKKVQKDIRVIAGSKAHITEDDTKEMHYLKAVIKETLRLHPPLPLLLPRESTKDIKILGYDVLGKTQVFINAWAIGRDPKSWEEAEEFVPKWFLNNPIDFRGHDFQLIPLGAGRRGCPGGLINKERRKAYGFNGSHRQGLADECPVLVDE; encoded by the exons ATGGAAGCGCATAACCTCCATGCGGCTATCTTCAACCTCTTATCCCTATTATttcccattctcctcttctttctCCTCAAATGGCTCGTCTTCACCAACCGAACATCGACAAAAAGACTCCCACCCTCACCACCAAAGCTCCCAATTATGGGAAACCTCCACCAGCTCGGCCAACACCCACACCGTACTCTTCGAGGCTTGGCTCAACGTCACGGTCCACTCATGCTACTCCACTTTGGTTGGAAGCCAACTCTCATTGTCTCATCCGCCAATGCAGCCTCTGAGATTCTTAAAGCCCATGACACTATCTTTGCAAATCGACCTTACTCGAGTATCCCGATGAGACTCTTTTATAATTATAAGGATGTTGCTGCTGCCCCTTATGGGTCATATTGGCGGCAGATGAAGAGCATATGCATCACACAACTTTTAAGTTCGACTCGAGTGCAATCATTTAGAGCCATCAGGGAAGAAGAGATGGCTCTAATgatgaaaaaaattaaagaatattcTCATGATATATTTGACAATAGACGGTTGGAGCCTTCATGCTCTCAAAAGCAGTATAATTATTCCTCTGATTTTGTGAATTTAAGTGAACTTTTCACGTCACTCACAAGTGGAGTGATTTGTAGGGTGGCTTTTGGGAGAAAGTACAAAGAAGGGGAGGGAGGGGGGAGGTTTAGGAAGCTATTAGAGGACATGGGAGTCATACTGGGTGCTTTTGATGTGGGGGATTTCATTCCGTGGCTTGGGTGGGTGAGCTATGTGAATGGTTTGAAGTGGAGAGTGGAGAAATTGTTTAGAAAGATTGATGTTTTTCTCGATAAGATACTTGATGATCATATGGCTAGTGGAAATAAAGATCAATTAGATTTTGTGGATGTTTTGCTTGAAATTCAGAAGAGTAGCATTGATGGTGAGCATTTCATGGGTCGAGATAACATAAAAGCTATGATCCTC GACATGTTTGCTGCTGGTACTGAAACTACTTCTGTAGTTCTAGAATGGGCTATGATTGAGCTACTAAGGCACCCAAAAATGATGAAAAAGGTACAAAAGGATATCAGAGTGATTGCTGGAAGTAAAGCACATATAACTGAAGATGATACAAAGGAAATGCATTATTTGAAAGCAGTGATCAAGGAGACCTTGAGGCTACATCCTCCACTCCCACTACTTCTTCCTCGAGAATCCACTAAGGATATTAAAATACTGGGCTATGATGTTTTGGGCAAAACACAAGTATTTATCAATGCTTGGGCAATTGGGAGGGACCCAAAATCATGGGAAGAAGCTGAGGAATTCGTGCCAAAATGGTTCTTGAACAATCCTATAGATTTTAGAGGACATGATTTTCAACTAATTCCATTGGGAGCTGGAAGAAGGGGGTGCCCTGGAG GGCTcataaataaagaaagaagaaaagcatatggatTCAATGGTTCTCATCGGCAAGGACTCGCCGACGAGTGTcctgtactcgtcgatgagtag
- the LOC131145546 gene encoding cytochrome P450 736A117-like isoform X1, with product MEAHNLHAAIFNLLSLLFPILLFFLLKWLVFTNRTSTKRLPPSPPKLPIMGNLHQLGQHPHRTLRGLAQRHGPLMLLHFGWKPTLIVSSANAASEILKAHDTIFANRPYSSIPMRLFYNYKDVAAAPYGSYWRQMKSICITQLLSSTRVQSFRAIREEEMALMMKKIKEYSHDIFDNRRLEPSCSQKQYNYSSDFVNLSELFTSLTSGVICRVAFGRKYKEGEGGGRFRKLLEDMGVILGAFDVGDFIPWLGWVSYVNGLKWRVEKLFRKIDVFLDKILDDHMASGNKDQLDFVDVLLEIQKSSIDGEHFMGRDNIKAMILDMFAAGTETTSVVLEWAMIELLRHPKMMKKVQKDIRVIAGSKAHITEDDTKEMHYLKAVIKETLRLHPPLPLLLPRESTKDIKILGYDVLGKTQVFINAWAIGRDPKSWEEAEEFVPKWFLNNPIDFRGHDFQLIPLGAGRRGCPGGTFAIAIIELVLANLLHRFDWALPKQSKDEDLDLTECTGISIHRKIPLVVCARDHYL from the exons ATGGAAGCGCATAACCTCCATGCGGCTATCTTCAACCTCTTATCCCTATTATttcccattctcctcttctttctCCTCAAATGGCTCGTCTTCACCAACCGAACATCGACAAAAAGACTCCCACCCTCACCACCAAAGCTCCCAATTATGGGAAACCTCCACCAGCTCGGCCAACACCCACACCGTACTCTTCGAGGCTTGGCTCAACGTCACGGTCCACTCATGCTACTCCACTTTGGTTGGAAGCCAACTCTCATTGTCTCATCCGCCAATGCAGCCTCTGAGATTCTTAAAGCCCATGACACTATCTTTGCAAATCGACCTTACTCGAGTATCCCGATGAGACTCTTTTATAATTATAAGGATGTTGCTGCTGCCCCTTATGGGTCATATTGGCGGCAGATGAAGAGCATATGCATCACACAACTTTTAAGTTCGACTCGAGTGCAATCATTTAGAGCCATCAGGGAAGAAGAGATGGCTCTAATgatgaaaaaaattaaagaatattcTCATGATATATTTGACAATAGACGGTTGGAGCCTTCATGCTCTCAAAAGCAGTATAATTATTCCTCTGATTTTGTGAATTTAAGTGAACTTTTCACGTCACTCACAAGTGGAGTGATTTGTAGGGTGGCTTTTGGGAGAAAGTACAAAGAAGGGGAGGGAGGGGGGAGGTTTAGGAAGCTATTAGAGGACATGGGAGTCATACTGGGTGCTTTTGATGTGGGGGATTTCATTCCGTGGCTTGGGTGGGTGAGCTATGTGAATGGTTTGAAGTGGAGAGTGGAGAAATTGTTTAGAAAGATTGATGTTTTTCTCGATAAGATACTTGATGATCATATGGCTAGTGGAAATAAAGATCAATTAGATTTTGTGGATGTTTTGCTTGAAATTCAGAAGAGTAGCATTGATGGTGAGCATTTCATGGGTCGAGATAACATAAAAGCTATGATCCTC GACATGTTTGCTGCTGGTACTGAAACTACTTCTGTAGTTCTAGAATGGGCTATGATTGAGCTACTAAGGCACCCAAAAATGATGAAAAAGGTACAAAAGGATATCAGAGTGATTGCTGGAAGTAAAGCACATATAACTGAAGATGATACAAAGGAAATGCATTATTTGAAAGCAGTGATCAAGGAGACCTTGAGGCTACATCCTCCACTCCCACTACTTCTTCCTCGAGAATCCACTAAGGATATTAAAATACTGGGCTATGATGTTTTGGGCAAAACACAAGTATTTATCAATGCTTGGGCAATTGGGAGGGACCCAAAATCATGGGAAGAAGCTGAGGAATTCGTGCCAAAATGGTTCTTGAACAATCCTATAGATTTTAGAGGACATGATTTTCAACTAATTCCATTGGGAGCTGGAAGAAGGGGGTGCCCTGGAGGTACGTTTGCCATTGCCATTATTGAGCTTGTGTTAGCTAATCTTTTGCACAGGTTTGATTGGGCATTGCCTAAGCAATCAAAAGATGAGGATTTAGATTTAACCGAATGTACCGGAATAAGCATTCATCGAAAAATCCCCCTTGTTGTTTGTGCTAGGGACCACTATTTATAA